Genomic DNA from Triticum dicoccoides isolate Atlit2015 ecotype Zavitan chromosome 4B, WEW_v2.0, whole genome shotgun sequence:
TCGACCTAGCTAGTGCAGGCCTTTAAGAAGACCCCGGTATTTTCGCACGTCGCCGCCGAGCTCTACGTACTTCAGCCGCATGAAGACCTGCAGCGCGCGCACGCCGGCGGCAGCTGCGAGGCGAGGGCTCCCCAGCGGCGGATGGAAGCCGAGGTAATCGGCGATCTGCTCCAACCCCAGTGGCATGGCCGGGCAGCCGGCCGCCATCGTGGCCACATCATAGACCTGGTCGCCGAGGTAACGCCGCACGGCGCCGTTGAACCCGGCCACGTCTCGCGGCAGCGGGGCGCCGCCGGTGACAATTTTGAGCAGGTACGCGACGTGATAAGCCCCAGCGTAGGTGATCCAACTCCGCGACCGCCCACGCCGAGCGCCGACCAGGCCGGATTCAAACAGCTTCTTGCTTAGCATGCCGGCACTGACGCCGTGGTCGCGGAGCGCGCCGACGTCGAGCCCGCGGCCGGCGAGGTACGCGAGGGAGTTCTCGTCGTGCGGGTCGGCCTGGGGGCGGAAGTCGCGGAGGTTGAACTCCCAGGCGGCGAGGTACCCGCCGTCGCTGTCGTAGAGGGCGATGCCGAGCTGGAGCGGCTTCAGGTCGTCCACGTTGGCCTTCACGAGAGCGTAGCGCTGCTCGGCGGTGAGGGCGTTGTGGTCCTGGTCGGGGTGGTGGACAACGCCCGGGTAGTGCAGGGCGATGGCGACGTACTGGGCGTTCCTGGCGACGTGGCGGAGGTTGGCCGATTCGTACTTGAAGTTGGACGCCCACACGGAGAGCACAGGGACCGGCGACGACGGCCATACCGGCGACATTGGTGCATGGTAGAAGTACGGCGGGGGCTGCATCGGGAACGCGTAGTGGaaaggtggcggcggtggcggtggaaaCATTGGGAACATACCGGCGGCCGGGTTCATGCCGATGGACGCCTCTAATCAACCAGAGAAGCTTGTAGCTTTGCGTTCGTGTTAGCTAGGCGGGTGGTGTGTTGGCATTATAAGGAAGGAGAGGGAGTGGAGTCGTAGTCGTAGTCGGACGAGGAAGGCTATTGCGGTGGTGGGACACGGACCGGCTGTAATTCAGAGAAGCTAAGCGGTTTGCCAAGAACAAACAATCATGATCTTGTTTATCATGATCTCTCCACTGGCAAGTAGTATTTGAGTCCATGTGGACATGCCACATGAGACAACGGTGGGAAAGGACGCAGCAAATTTTTGTCCTGAAATAACATGCTCTcactttgaaaaaaataaaataaaatcgtttaTCTTTTTGCCCTTTATTTTTCTAGTTAAATTTAGCTACTTCTTGagttgacacttgacatcctttatCTTTGTATGAACTAGATGATACcctgcgcgttgctgcgggaacacATGCTAAAATCACGAGATAAATGCGTGAAACATTAGTTGAAAAACTATAGATTAGAAGTCCACATGAATAAGAACAATACAACTTGTGTCCAAGCACACATGATTAATATATATGAAGATAAATATGCTCTTGCATCATTTATAAACGATGTTGTTTTCCATAGAAATATGGACAATTAATGAAAAATTGTATTAAATGGGAATAACCCGATATCACAGATAACGTAAGGTGATATAAACAGCATAACTTTAGAATGTTACATCTTATCTCAAGTACATAAATGTACTATATGGCACACAAATGAGAGTCAACAATAGGCAGAGGCATTCCATATAAGGTGGTTGAAGTCTCGGAGATAGTAATTTTCCTTTCAGATGGTATTGCGTACAttatgtttttttttttgcgaaggcATTTATCTCATCCTCTTAAGATATTTCAACGGAGTTGAGCTGATCAACTCTTCAGTATTCTATCATTTCATGTATACCTTTGTATTATCAGTAGCACTTTTCCTGCAAAAGAGTTGAAGACCAAAATCTTGCTGCTATGGGTCGAAAAGAGTGTCTTTTAAGAATTCAAGTGTATTAATAATCCCCAAAATACGCTATTGGCATAATTACCTTGTACCAAACATATGTTCATATCTTAAATGCACCAACTATAATTCTCAATATAAAAGTGTCCCGGGTAGGTAGGCAAAGAAATTCAGCCAGAAAATTACATGAACTTTCTTGATTGGGCCTCGAATAAATGGAAAAGTCAACGACAAATCCAAAAGACATGAGGTTCAGTCTCATTGAAACAAAATCTGAGACACGAGGTTCAGTCTCATTGATAGTGTTGAGTATATatgttatgtgcatattgtgtattgggcccgcctcctagttccttgtatagttgaggtccgtgACCCACCTTTGTACAttatatatacgtgcctatgcacgagagcaatacatcgtgcaattcacgtaatctacatggtatcagtttttaggttctAAACCTAGtcttccgctgccgccgccgcgcgcctcctcacgcgccgccgccaccatgccgccgccgccCGTGCGCACCTcctgcgccggccgccgccgctccTCCTTGCCGCCGCGCGTCCccttcctcccgcgccgccgcATCCATCTGCAGGCCGCTGCTCCCTTCGAGCCTCCcgcctgcttccctcccgcgccgccgcacccGTACTGCCGTCGCGCCTCACACTTGCTAGCCGCGCCTTGCATCGCTAGGCAATCCCCGCATCGCCCCGCATCGCCAGCTCCACGTGAAGACCCAGTCAAACCATATCAGTACTTCTAGTACGTGAGCAATTCCACAAATCAACTCGTTCTTTGAGATCCGATTGCTTAGTCCTTCGTGTAGCATCGCGTCGCCCGCTTGCTAGCTTCGCCTCGCCCGCTATACTGCTCGTCACCCGCCATGCAGCAAGACGCGTCGCCAGCAGGGCCATACGGCGCGTCGTCCGCGGGGCCAGCAGCGCCTACAGCTTTATACAGTGCCATGCATGGCTACGTGTACGGCGCCATGCAGCCCGCGATGCAACCAGGCGCGTCGCCCACGGGGCCATACGCTTCGTCACTCGCCATGCAGCAAGGCACGTCGTCAGCAATGGCGTCCACCGGACCGTCCGCCGCCGCTACTGCCgtcccgccgccggcgccctctgtcgcgGCTCCGCCGCCGGCGCTCTTTAGCCAATCTGTCATCGCCCCGCCGCTGGCGCCCTCCGGTCCCCACGCGCCCGTTCCCACTCACGGTGCGTACGGAGCTTCGCCCATGTACGGGTCTTCCGGGTATTGGTGGGGGTCGTCAGCGGGCCAGCAGATTTTTTCGGTGGATCATCCGGCCTACCGGGCACCGCAATTGCCGCCGGGGCTACTATCCACACCGTACGATCCTCCCGCACTTCATGCATACTACACGGCTCCGCAGTCGTATGGAGAGTACCCACCGCCGCAGCTAAGCGGCGATTACGGTTTCCCAATGTCGCCTCCGTCTCCCTCACCGACCCTGCCGCCGGCGCCCTGGGACCCGGTGCTCCTCACCGGGCTGCATGCCGCTCCTACGCCGAATAACTACACTGGAGgtggtgattggtacatggacactggTGTTACGGCTCACATATTTGCTCATCTTGGTAATCTTGCCTCCTTCACTCCTGTCTCCACCGACCGCCGCATCATTGTCAGCGACGGTTCCACACTTCCTATCACACATGTTGGGCACACTTATTTTCATTCTACTTTTATGCCTTTatctttgtctaacatacttgtgtctCCTCATTTTATTAAGAATCTTATCTCCGTTCGTTATTTCACTCGTGAAAACCCTgtcactgttgaatttgacgagttTGGTTTTAGTGTCAAggacgctcgaaccaggatggtacttcaccgatgtgacagccccgacgagctatATCCGGTGCATTCGCcctcatccaccaccaccgcaccgGTCGCTCTCTCCGCTGGAGTTGATCTCTGGCACACTCGCTTAGGTCACcccaaccccgtcacacttcgtcatattcttaggagtttcagtttcacttgcaataagatcgaggatcacacttgtcatgcctgTCGAGTCGGCAAACACGTTCGCCTGCCATTTAATAATTCCACCACCATTGCTTtttttccttttcagttgattcatagtgatgtgtggacctctccggttcctagtaactcgggctatttatattatctggtcattcttgatgattattctcactatgtgtggacttttcctttgcgcagaaagtcggatgcactctcTATCTTGACAGCTTTTTACTCCTATGTCCGCACGCACTTTGGGCGTCCCATCCTTGCTCTTCAgactgacaatggaaaagagtttgacaacctTGCTTTCCGCACTTTTCTGTCGCATCACGGCACAGTTTTTCGTCTCACATGCCCGTATACTTCACAGCAGAACGGTCGAGCcgaacgcgtccttcgcactctgaacGACTGCGTTCGGACGCTCCTGTTTCATGCTAACGTGCCGCCTCGTTTCTGGCCGGACGCACTCGCCACTGCATCACTTCTCCTTAACATTAGACCCTGCCGCCCATGGTGGAACTacgcacctcaccatcttctctttggTACGCCCCCATCTTATGATGGCTTGCGTATTTTTGGGTGCCTTTGCTATTCCAGCACTGCTGACACTGCTTCTCACAAGCTTGCACCTTGAtctgtcgcttgcatcttcatcgggtacccctccaactccaagggatatcggtgctacgattctatctcccaccgtgtgttcacttcccggcacgtttactttgatgagcatgtgtttccgtttcacCAGGTACCCCCGGCTGCTCCTCCCGCCACTGGTGACGCGGGCTCCTCGATGCCTCTCCCAGGGCGCTCGCGCGCCTCTCTTGGCCCGCCGCCTGGCTTTGAAGCGCGCCCTCCGCATGCGACGCCTCCTACAGCCGCGGCGCTGGCGCCCCCAGCGCTCGCGGCCCCCGTGGTGCCCCCGGCACCCCCAACGTTGGCGCCCGCGGTGCCCTCGGTGCCTGCGCCCCCCGGCGCCCCCGATATTGGCGCCCCCGATGTTGGCGCCCGCGGCCCCCCCGGCGCACCCGGTGCCCGCGGCCCCTGCGGCCCCTCGGCGCCCCAGGCCCCGTCGGCGCCTGTGGCCGGTCCGGTCACCCGCGCCCGTACGGGCGTTTTTCGCCCGAGCTCGCGCTACGCCACGGATGACTACGTCCATGCGGCGTCCACCTCTGAGCTGTCGCCGTTGCCGTCCTCCATTcgagccgctcttcgtgacccgctctggatggctgcgatgcaagaggagtttgacgccctgttgcgcaaccggacgtggcagcttgttccccgtccccggcacgccaacgtgattaccgggaagtgggtctttaaacacaagctccgtcctgatggtacccttgatcgctacaAAGTGCGATGGGTCGTTCGTGGCTTCCGACagcgtgctggcatcgacttcaccgacaccttcgctccaGTCGTCAAACCCGGCACGATAcgcacggttctccaccttgcggtctcccgtgcttggccggtgcaccagatggacgtctctaacgccttcctccatggtcacctcgaggagcaggtcttctgccagcagcccactGGGTTTGTTGACCCGGCGCTTCCCGACCACGTGTGCCTGCTTTCGTGGTCCCtgtacggactcaagcaggctccgcgcgcttggtaccagcgcatcgcggcgtttctccaccagcttgggttccgctctaccagctcggacgcctcgctctttgtctatcatcagggctctaacacggcctacttgctgctctatgtcgacgacatcatcctgacggcatgtacagctggtctcctcagtcagctcacggctcgtcttcgcgccgagttcgccatcaaggacttgggtcctttgcactacttcctcggtgtcgaggtggtgcgccgtccggatggcttcttccttcatcagcggaagtacgctcatgagctcctcgagcgcgccggcatgcttaactgcaagcccgccgccacacctgttgatacgaaggccaagctttctgccacagatggttctcctgcttcggatgctgctttctatcggtctatcgttggtgctctccagtacctcactctgactcgaccggagatccagtatgccgtgcagcaggtgtgtcttcatatgcatgctcctcgcgaCGTTCATTGGGCTGCCGTCAAGTGGATTATTCGCTAtatctgtggcactatggatcttggcgtcacgcttcacgcccccgccgacaccgccctcaccgcctactccgatgcagactgggcgggctgccctgacactcgtcgctccacttcgggctattgtgtctaccttggatcctcactcatctcgtggtcgtccaagcggcagcctacggtctctcgttccagtgctgaggctgagtatcgtgcggtggccaacaccgtcgccgagtgttcgtggcttcgccagctgcttcaggagctctcttgccctgttgaccgtgccacggtggtctactgcgacaacgtctcggcggtctacctctccgctaacccggtgcatcatcgacggaccaagcatattgagttggatattcactttgttcgggaacaggtggcccttggccatattcgtgttttacacgttcctacttcccaacaatttgcagatatcatgaccaagggcttgcctacggcgtcatttgaggagttccggtccagtctttgcgtcagccgcggtgccgcttcgactgcgggggggtgttgagtatatatgttatgtgcatattgtgtattgggcccgcctcctagttccttgtatagttgaggtccgtggcccacctttgtacattatatatacgtgcctatgcacgaGAGCAATACATCATGCAATTCACATAATCTACAGATAGTGTTTTGTAAAAATTCCATGAGAGAGAGGTGGGGGTGTAGCTTGCGTTGGAGTGAAGCTAAACATGATAGGAAATCCATGGCGTTGCTATAAAGAAATATATTTGATATGCCGATGAGAATATGACAGTCCACGTCCAATAAGTAGATGCATTGGCAATGCTCCTGCCATTTCCATAAGAAAAAACAGGATTAATACATATTCTACCCTAAACTATAATTAGATACTGCAAACATATCGTGCATTAAACCAAGAAAAAGGGAGTCAAGCATAAAGGTAAATAAATGAAAAATAGGGATGCGACTTACAATATTGCATCATTCTCCTTGTCTTCCTCTCATCATTTGCAAAGGTTGAACAACAACtggaaaataaaaagcaaaaaggCCGAGTTTAGTAGTGAGGCCAAGTGTGGCGTACCTGGTCTTTGAAGGGCAACTACTTATTCTTGAATTGGGTCTGCTGAGATTGGATATTCACTTGTATGAATAAAACTAAAACAATATAACGAAGGAAGAGACCAATTAGCACGTCATGCTCATTTCCCATCATATGCTGACATGTAAATCATGGTGTGGAACCCAAATCTAAACTAAAAGGTGAGGTGGGACTCACCAGTCATCCGGACGACTTCAAAGGATGATGTGGCTGGCGGTGGAGAAGTTCCTAATGGTATCCATCAGGGTAAGCCACCTGCAGCTAAAACTTCGAATCATGTCCTTAGGCACAGTTGCGTGAAGGCAAGGGCGGCCGGCACAGGGAGGGCCCGAAGCAGAGGAGGGTCGGGCGCACATACTCAATCCGGTGCCTGGGGATGATCACATTAGGTGGAGTTAATTGTACAGAAGTATCATAATTGAGGCATTGAAAGTAGATTGGTAACAAGATTGataatttttacgtgtcagtatCAAGATAGGGGTGAGCCATTGCAAAAAGGACTAAAAGTGCGTTTATACGTATTGACGGTGTATCTGACCGGCAGGGCCCGCCCGTCAGGTGCTGACGTGACAtgttttttgcagaaaacccccttacGTTGTATGTAATCACACAAGATAGGGGTGAGCCGTTGCAAAAAGGACTAAAAGTGCGTTTTATACGTATTGACGGTGTATCTGACCGGCAGGGCCCGCCCGTCAGGTGCTGACGTGACAtgttttttgcagaaaacccccttacGTTATATGTAATCACAAAAATGCCCAAACTTTTTGCGGGAAAAGGCTCGATGAGAGGCATTCTTTTTTGTTCGCAATTTTTCACCACCGAATCTGGACTGGTTTGAAATTTTCCGCCACttaaacaaataaataaaagaaacagaaaatcAGGCGAGGCGGGAATCGAACTTGCGACCTGCAGTGCAGGGGCGCCACGCGCTAACCACCACGCCACAGCCAAGCTCGCGTTTGAAGGCAGGCGTCTCCTTTCTTATACCATGTCTGaagcgctgggccggcccaccgaGGCCTGCAATTTTTTTCGATTCGCACTTCAATGCCGCTTGTGTTGGGCTCGTTCGCTGCCCCTATTCGTTTCATTTCTCTTATGCTTTTAGAATGCGCGGTGAACAATTTTTTTAATATACGCTGAACACTTTTTCTGCTTATAGTGAACATTTTTCAATGCACGATGAACCTTTCTTTACAAACGGTGAACATTTTATTAATATAATAAACTTTGGTAATATCCGTTGAACATATTTGAAATGCAAATTGAACATTTTTGTACTATAGGTTGTTCAATTTTCTTAAGATAAGGAACATTTTACTTAATTTGTGGTAACTTTTTTTGTAATTTATGGTGACATTTTATTAATACACGGTGAGTTTCAAGATTGTTATGGCGAATATTTCCTTAATACATGGTGAAATTTTTGTATTTCACAAAATGTTCAGTATGTATTAAAACTTATTGTGTAAAGTCAATTTGCATTTCCAGAATCACTTGATTATTTTAATAAAAGTTGAAAAGTTTTAATACATTTCTAAAATTTATTATGATTACACAATTATTTTTAATACATGTTCTGCGCCATGTTTCTAAAATTTAATGCATTTAAAATTATATGTTCAACTTTTAATGCATTGATTGCAAGAATGATTAAGAAACCGGGGCAAAAAGTTCTTGAAACTCATCGTGTATCAAGAAAATGTTCACCGCGCATTATGTAAAATGTTCATCATATCTTAAGAAAAACTTCAAGATATATTACAAAAATCTTCGATTTGCATTTAAAATATGTTCAATGTTTATTATAATGGAGAAAATGTTAATCATTTGTAAAGAAAAAGTTGACAACCTGTATTAAAAAAATTGTGTAGTCTAATAAATTTTAGAAATGCATTAAAACTGTTCAACTTTTATAAGAAATGCATTAAAACTTTTATAacaaatttagaaaatgttcaccatAAATTACAAAAAGTTTACCGTGCATTTTAAAAGCATAAGAGAAATGAAACGAATAGTAACCGGGGTAACGAACGAGCCCAACACAAGCGGCAGTGAAGTGCGAATCGAAAAAAAATGCCGGCCCAGCGCTTCAGAGATTGTATAAGAAATGGAACGCCTGTGTTCAAACGCGAGCTGCGCTGTGGCGTGGTGGTAAGCGCGTGGCGCCCGTGCTGTAGGTCGCAGGTTCGATTCCTCGCCTaattttctgtttcttttatttatttgttcAAGTGCCGGAAAATTTCAAACCAGTCCAGATTCGGTGGTGGAAAATTGCGAACAAAAAAGAATGCCTCTCATGGAgcctttttcccgcaaaaaaattggGCATTTTTGTGATTGCATACAACGAATTGCGAACAAAAAAAAATGCCTCTCATGGAGCCTTTTTCCCGGGAAAAAAATTGGGCATTTTTGTGATTGCATACAACgtaagggggttttctgcaaaaaacaTGCCACGTCGGCACCTGACGGGCGGGCCCTGCCGGTCAGATACACCGTCAATACGTATAAAACACACTTTTAGTCTTTTTTGCAACGGCTCGCCCCTATCttggtactgacatgtaaaaattaccaatcttgataccaatctgcttccaatgccccaattgtggtaTTTTTGTGCAATTAACTTCATTAGGTGCATCCAAGGCCGCCTGCACGAGCAGGAATCAGTTGCGCGGTGATGGCTTGCAGGGACATGGCGGGAATGATTGCATCAGGCAACTCCATCTCTTGCGGGCGTTGATGGCGGCAGAGAGGAGGCGGGGCCGCGGGAGCAGGCTAGTGACCCATCCCGCTGGAACCCGGGCTGTGCCGAGATGGCCGTCTCTGATTCGTCCGAGGCCGCCGGTGCGAGGATGACCCAGAGCAGAGCCACGACGTGAGGAAAATTTCAAACCAGTCCAAATTCGGTGGTGGAAAATTGCGAACAAAAAAGAATGCCTCTCATGGAGCCTTTTTCCCGCAAAAAATTGGGCATTTTTGTGATTGCATACAACAAATTGCGAACAAAAAAGAATGCCTCTCATGGAGCCTTTTTCCCGGGAAAAAAATTTGGGCATTTTTGTGATTGCATACAACgtaagggggttttctgcaaaaaacaTGCCACGTCGGCACCTGACGGGCGGGCCCTGCCGGTCAGATACACCTTCAATACGTATAAAACACACTTTTAGTCTTTTTTGCAACGGCTCGCCCCTATCttggtactgacatgtaaaaattatcaatcttggtaccaatctgtttccaatgccccaattgtggtactttTGTGCAATTAACTCCATTAGGTGCATCCGAGGCCGCCTACACGAGCAGGAATCAGTTGCGCGGTGATGGCTTGCAGGGACATGGCGGGAATGATTGCATCAGGCAACTCCATCTCTTGCGGGCGTTGATGGCGGCAGAGAGGAGGCGGGGCCACGGGAGCAGGCCAGTGACCCATCCCGCTGGAACCCGGGCTGTGCCGAGATGGCCATCTCTGATTCGTCCGAGGCCGCCGGTGCGAGGATGACCCAGAGCAGAGCCACGACGTGAGGGAGCTCCTCCGCTCTCACCACCTGCGTGCTAGTCCACCGGCGCGAGGAGGGCTCGGAGAACAGCAAGGTCGTGATGGAGCTCCTCTGGCTCTAACCACTGGCATGGGGAAAGATTGGGAGGGGAAGAGACGATAGACACGACCTGGAGATTTTTTTTCTCTGTTAGATATAGGAGTAGTATTTTTTTTGCCGAGGAAATAGTGAGAGATTTATTATTTAAAAGCGTTCGCTGGGCAGTCTGCCAAGAGACTACCGATCAGTGGGAGTACTTTCGATCCAGCTTTCGGTCACGTCAATTGTGCAAGCTTGCTTGGCACAAATATGAGCAGGACTGTTAGCCCGATCTTACAATATGGCGAATATCAAAAAAGTGAAACTACCTGAGAGCTCTCCAATTTCTAACAGAATAGGTGCCACGACCGATCGAGAGCCGTGGCGAGTGATCCAGAGGTTGGCGACCTTCGAGCAGTCTGTCTCCACAATGACGTGTGAAAAACCCCTCAGACATGCGAAGATAACTTCGTCGCGCACTGCCATCGCCTCTGCAATGAAGGGATCCGTAACTCCGGGGTATGGCTTGCTCCACGCACCCAGAAATGAGCAAGAGGATCGGGCAacgccccctgctcctcctttGCCATCTTCTCGTTTGATTGCCGCATCAGTGTTGATGGTGATGAAACCCTCGTCGGGCGGCCGCCACCCATGCCCAGGCATGATCAGTGCTAGTTGCCGCGGCACCTCAAGAAGAGATAACGCCTCTCGAGTGCGTCGTACAGAGCTTGCCGGATCGAGCTGATCCTCACCATGTGTCAATCTGTTCCTCGAGGCCAAATGGACCACATGACCGAAACGGTCACTGCTCGGTCCTTGGAAGCAAAGCGGTCATCACAAATGATGTCTTCGGCCCAGGTCACAGGATGGAGCCGCGATAGCTTGAAGTCGAAGAGTTGCTGCGCCTCTTCCCACAACTGTCTC
This window encodes:
- the LOC119292388 gene encoding probable CCR4-associated factor 1 homolog 11 is translated as MSPVWPSSPVPVLSVWASNFKYESANLRHVARNAQYVAIALHYPGVVHHPDQDHNALTAEQRYALVKANVDDLKPLQLGIALYDSDGGYLAAWEFNLRDFRPQADPHDENSLAYLAGRGLDVGALRDHGVSAGMLSKKLFESGLVGARRGRSRSWITYAGAYHVAYLLKIVTGGAPLPRDVAGFNGAVRRYLGDQVYDVATMAAGCPAMPLGLEQIADYLGFHPPLGSPRLAAAAGVRALQVFMRLKYVELGGDVRKYRGLLKGLH